One window of the Pyrinomonadaceae bacterium genome contains the following:
- a CDS encoding class I SAM-dependent methyltransferase: MAKYTPDEVTYELFGINPAKFYKTKFACGRGLDNALANPIHRYEITYEKIRRLIADVKTLGAPGAKILDIGCGAGPYGPTILANAPGVVLYGVDMSRRCLSHAKKNGYTKCWKVDLTSPLPFEDGFFDAVISMDTFGHIEFRHKDFVISEIARITRPGGWGHHGVETGFVDYFNCDPLNEEDPVRKYVYVDGHVGAEPARAVCDRFSKHFSSVLPRITYLYPFMHKDAIGTLFEAEFAALLDQYKSPEAVTLANIILGRLNRYFLDTFAVHFGTALKAHDEPDQINDDHRGARERVQAIIDDHNHENGVDFVPVPRALFRATGFGSITMTGRMPL, encoded by the coding sequence ATGGCGAAATACACTCCAGACGAAGTAACTTACGAGCTGTTTGGGATCAATCCGGCGAAGTTCTACAAGACCAAGTTCGCCTGCGGGAGGGGATTGGACAATGCTCTCGCTAACCCAATTCATCGCTATGAAATTACCTACGAGAAGATTCGCCGCTTGATCGCGGATGTGAAAACGCTGGGCGCACCGGGCGCCAAAATTCTCGACATAGGCTGTGGGGCCGGACCTTACGGGCCGACAATTCTCGCCAACGCTCCCGGTGTGGTTCTCTATGGCGTCGACATGTCGCGCCGCTGTCTGTCACATGCAAAAAAGAACGGTTATACCAAATGCTGGAAGGTTGATCTGACGTCTCCTTTACCTTTCGAAGATGGTTTCTTCGACGCGGTGATTTCGATGGACACGTTTGGACACATTGAATTTCGCCACAAGGACTTTGTCATTAGCGAAATTGCCAGAATCACTCGACCGGGCGGCTGGGGACATCACGGAGTTGAAACCGGCTTCGTCGATTATTTCAATTGCGATCCGCTTAATGAAGAAGACCCGGTGCGAAAATACGTTTATGTTGACGGGCATGTTGGCGCCGAACCCGCCCGGGCTGTCTGTGACCGGTTCTCGAAGCACTTCAGTTCGGTACTTCCGCGCATTACCTATCTCTATCCATTCATGCACAAAGACGCGATCGGGACCTTGTTTGAAGCGGAGTTTGCCGCGCTTCTTGATCAGTACAAATCGCCCGAAGCCGTGACTCTGGCTAACATCATCCTGGGGCGTTTGAACCGGTATTTTCTCGACACGTTCGCCGTTCACTTTGGCACTGCGTTGAAAGCGCACGACGAACCTGACCAGATTAACGACGATCATCGAGGGGCACGAGAGAGAGTGCAGGCCATCATCGACGATCACAATCACGAAAATGGCGTTGATTTTGTTCCGGTTCCGCGCGCATTGTTTCGCGCCACCGGATTCGGATCAATCACCATGACCGGGAGAATGCCGCTCTGA
- a CDS encoding phenylalanine 4-monooxygenase gives MPTRNESLLSDHVDARPVTTTDEVTAGRNDIVQLDPDHPGFRDGQYRARRNQIAQLAMNYRPGDPIPDAPYTDDEHRVWQTIWKALRPAHQQYACARYLEALQRMDFLDDRIPQLREVNEKVYAISGFRLEPVAGLVQPRVFLENLADGVFLCTQYIRHHSTPLYTPEPDVVHEIVGHGVTLACPELAELNRLFGQAVKRASSADALETLSRLYWFTIEFGVLREDGQLKAYGTGLLSSAGELEEMHKAELRPLDVSAITRQNYDPTHFQPVLFCAESFTAMEEQLRAYLTGW, from the coding sequence ATGCCCACAAGAAACGAATCACTGCTTTCCGACCACGTGGACGCCCGACCGGTAACGACAACTGACGAAGTTACGGCCGGCCGAAATGACATCGTGCAACTCGATCCGGACCATCCAGGCTTTCGTGATGGGCAGTATCGCGCACGCCGAAATCAGATAGCTCAACTCGCGATGAATTACCGGCCGGGTGATCCGATTCCCGATGCGCCATACACCGATGACGAGCACCGCGTTTGGCAGACGATCTGGAAAGCGCTGCGGCCGGCGCACCAGCAATACGCTTGCGCCAGGTATCTGGAAGCGTTACAGCGAATGGATTTTCTCGACGATCGCATTCCGCAGTTGCGCGAAGTCAATGAGAAGGTTTATGCGATCAGCGGATTTCGGCTTGAGCCGGTTGCCGGACTGGTGCAGCCGCGCGTGTTTCTCGAGAACCTTGCCGACGGTGTCTTTCTCTGCACGCAGTACATTCGTCATCACTCGACCCCGTTGTACACGCCGGAGCCGGACGTCGTTCACGAGATTGTCGGCCACGGCGTGACGCTCGCGTGCCCGGAACTCGCGGAACTCAATCGTCTATTCGGACAAGCGGTGAAGCGCGCATCTTCCGCGGACGCGCTCGAGACTCTATCGCGTCTGTACTGGTTCACGATCGAGTTTGGCGTGCTGCGGGAAGACGGCCAATTGAAGGCCTACGGCACCGGCCTACTCTCTTCGGCTGGTGAACTTGAAGAGATGCACAAGGCCGAGTTGCGACCACTGGATGTATCCGCGATCACGCGTCAGAATTACGATCCGACGCACTTTCAACCGGTGCTGTTTTGCGCGGAATCGTTCACCGCGATGGAGGAGCAACTGCGCGCGTATCTCACTGGTTGGTAG
- a CDS encoding PLP-dependent aspartate aminotransferase family protein yields the protein MPEKKPKTDIDTQVVHAGEHKPTPPGQPTSMPIYSSVTYTYDSVAEMDRVFAGQAPGYLYTRHGNPTTDALGDVLCEIEGGATACVYASGMAALHAAFLTSGVSAGTTVLASQDLYGATTGLLHAIFGTLGVKTVTADFADLDQVRALAKETKPRVLLAETISNPLLKVCDIDTCAEIAREAGARLIIDNTFASPYLCQPLKHGADIVVHSATKFLGGHADAMGGVAISRDEADGDSLVRVMKYVGGVLSPWDAHEILRGIKTLAVRMERHCENASAVAAWLNKDARVARVHYPGTQGTNASGVQDAGGSADRGIATRMLRTPYFGALVSIELKDNSREAAFRFMDALKLCVRSTSLGDVFTSVLHPATASHRDLDPARRDALGITDGLIRMSVGIENANDIIADIEQALNAVSPEAAAVSVPGAVATGS from the coding sequence ATGCCTGAAAAGAAACCCAAGACGGACATCGACACCCAGGTGGTGCACGCGGGCGAGCACAAACCGACGCCTCCGGGGCAACCGACCTCGATGCCTATTTACTCCAGCGTCACGTATACGTATGACTCAGTAGCGGAAATGGATCGCGTGTTCGCGGGGCAAGCGCCGGGCTACCTCTACACGCGTCACGGTAATCCGACGACCGATGCGTTGGGTGACGTTCTGTGTGAAATCGAAGGCGGTGCGACCGCGTGTGTTTACGCCTCCGGAATGGCCGCGCTGCATGCGGCCTTTCTAACGAGCGGGGTGTCGGCGGGAACGACTGTCCTGGCCTCGCAGGATTTGTACGGAGCGACGACGGGTCTGCTTCACGCTATCTTTGGCACTTTAGGCGTTAAGACAGTCACGGCTGACTTCGCCGATCTCGATCAGGTCCGGGCCCTCGCGAAAGAAACCAAGCCGCGCGTGCTCCTCGCCGAAACGATCTCGAATCCGCTCCTAAAAGTTTGCGACATCGACACATGTGCTGAGATTGCTCGTGAAGCCGGCGCGCGACTAATCATCGACAACACGTTTGCCTCGCCGTATCTCTGCCAGCCTTTGAAGCACGGCGCGGACATAGTCGTTCATAGCGCGACAAAATTTCTTGGCGGCCATGCTGACGCTATGGGCGGCGTCGCAATTTCACGAGACGAGGCCGACGGTGATTCACTGGTGCGCGTCATGAAATATGTGGGCGGCGTGTTGAGCCCGTGGGACGCGCACGAGATTCTCCGCGGGATCAAGACTCTGGCAGTGCGAATGGAACGGCACTGCGAGAATGCGTCGGCAGTCGCGGCGTGGCTGAACAAAGACGCTCGCGTGGCTCGTGTTCACTATCCGGGGACACAAGGTACGAACGCCTCTGGCGTGCAGGATGCCGGGGGGTCTGCGGACCGCGGGATCGCGACACGCATGCTGCGCACTCCGTATTTCGGCGCGTTGGTCTCGATTGAATTGAAGGACAACAGCCGCGAAGCAGCTTTTCGATTCATGGACGCGCTGAAGCTTTGCGTGCGCTCCACCAGCCTCGGCGACGTCTTTACCAGTGTTCTTCATCCGGCTACCGCTTCGCACCGGGACCTGGACCCTGCGCGCCGTGACGCACTCGGAATCACTGACGGGCTCATCCGCATGTCTGTGGGGATTGAGAACGCCAACGATATTATTGCTGATATCGAACAAGCTTTGAACGCCGTGTCACCCGAAGCGGCCGCCGTGTCAGTACCCGGAGCGGTAGCGACGGGGTCATAG
- a CDS encoding rhodanese-like domain-containing protein: protein MEEITATELKQRIDQGDDLQIIDVREQHEFEIGRIPNSNLIPLGQVMSRMDEIDPNRETVVHCKMGGRSAKAIEALQRSGFTGRLMNLKGGITAWSNEVDPSVPKY, encoded by the coding sequence ATGGAAGAAATCACCGCAACTGAACTCAAACAACGCATCGATCAAGGCGACGATCTGCAAATCATCGACGTGCGCGAACAGCACGAATTCGAAATCGGACGCATCCCAAACTCCAACTTGATTCCACTCGGACAGGTAATGAGTCGAATGGATGAGATCGATCCCAATCGCGAGACTGTCGTTCACTGCAAGATGGGGGGCCGCAGCGCAAAGGCGATCGAAGCACTGCAACGTTCGGGATTCACGGGCCGGCTAATGAATTTAAAAGGCGGGATCACGGCCTGGTCGAATGAAGTCGATCCGAGCGTGCCGAAATACTGA
- a CDS encoding PGPGW domain-containing protein has product MNEFNKGAEGSSLLFRILSSGWIPNLKFLKRIVVAIVGFTVLLLGVAMIILPGPAFIIIPLGLAILATEFVWAQKLLAKAKAYFDKQRQRVADKVRWK; this is encoded by the coding sequence ATGAATGAATTCAACAAAGGTGCCGAGGGCTCATCGCTTCTTTTTCGTATTCTGAGCTCGGGCTGGATCCCGAATCTGAAGTTCCTGAAGCGGATTGTGGTCGCCATCGTTGGCTTCACGGTGCTGCTTCTCGGAGTCGCGATGATCATCCTGCCCGGGCCGGCTTTCATCATCATTCCGCTGGGCCTCGCAATCCTGGCGACGGAGTTTGTCTGGGCGCAAAAACTTCTGGCGAAGGCAAAAGCTTATTTCGACAAACAGCGGCAGCGCGTCGCCGATAAGGTGAGATGGAAGTAG
- the ppdK gene encoding pyruvate, phosphate dikinase, with protein sequence MTEAILEAPEETDATESQTRKWVYLFEEGNGENKSLFGGKGAGLCEMTRAGLPVPPGLIVTTEACNAYYDNNKQFPEGMWEQVVEALHEIEKKVGKGFGDAGNPLLVSVRSGAAFSMPGMMDTVLNLGLNEETVQGLAEQTGDLRFALDAYRRFASLFGEIVLDVAHEKFERVMDRFKAQTKGGKDTDLKPKELREIIAAEKRIILAEQHAIPDDPYEQLRVAIAAVFDSWMGKRAVDYRRINRIPDDLGTAVNVQAMVFGNMGKDSGTGVAFTRNPSTGKKELYGEYLLNAQGEDVVAGTRTPHPISQLKKELPKVYQEFAEITQLLEKHYRDMQDCEFTIERGKLWMLQTRTGKRTGAAAVRIAVDMSNERLIDRATAVRRVSPEQLDQLLHPTVDPKTTKHVLATGLPASPGAAQGKVVFSPDEAEEMAREGEKVVLVRIETSPDDFHGMVAAQAIVTARGGMTSHAAVVARGMGKTCVSGASDLDIDYGQHQFSVNGEVVTKGEWITVDGSEGRVFLGKVPTIQPTLGSDFHELMKWADKFRRLIVRANADTPLDAKTARGFGAEGIGLCRTEHMFFGDQRLAAMRQMILADGVGAREKALEQLLPLQRGDFVGIFREMAGFPVTIRLLDPPLHEFLPNVDELLGELSELKMALRQAKTLADMDHLLDEIDEKRQLLHHVNKIRESNPMLGFRGCRLGLLYPEVTRMQIRAIFEAACQVKGERKQVMLEIMVPLVSISEELAQQKALIDEVAQQVTGEHGQKIEYEVGTMIELPRAALTANKIAEHAAFFSFGTNDLTQTTFGLSRDDSGRFLPAYVDRKILTDDPFQVLDREGVGELVRIGAERGRSVKPDLKVGICGEHGGDAQSIAFCNEIGLNYVSCSPYRVPVARLAAAHAALEATSKATAELTGGKVLEAVGASQL encoded by the coding sequence GTGACTGAAGCCATCCTGGAAGCACCCGAAGAAACCGACGCAACTGAATCCCAAACGCGCAAGTGGGTCTATCTGTTCGAAGAAGGCAACGGCGAAAACAAATCGCTGTTCGGCGGTAAAGGCGCCGGCCTGTGCGAGATGACGCGCGCCGGATTACCGGTGCCGCCCGGCCTGATCGTCACGACCGAAGCCTGCAACGCTTACTACGACAACAACAAGCAATTCCCTGAAGGAATGTGGGAACAGGTTGTCGAAGCCCTCCACGAAATCGAAAAGAAAGTCGGAAAGGGATTCGGTGATGCGGGCAATCCGCTGCTGGTGTCCGTTCGTTCGGGCGCAGCGTTTTCGATGCCGGGAATGATGGACACGGTTCTTAATCTCGGCTTGAACGAAGAAACAGTGCAGGGATTAGCAGAACAAACTGGAGATTTGCGTTTCGCACTCGATGCTTACCGCCGCTTCGCTTCGCTCTTCGGTGAAATCGTTCTCGATGTCGCGCACGAAAAGTTCGAGCGCGTCATGGATCGTTTCAAAGCTCAAACCAAAGGCGGCAAAGACACCGATCTGAAACCGAAAGAACTGCGTGAGATCATCGCCGCCGAAAAAAGGATCATTCTCGCCGAGCAGCACGCGATTCCCGACGATCCATACGAACAACTTCGCGTCGCGATTGCGGCCGTCTTCGATTCATGGATGGGTAAGCGGGCCGTTGACTATCGCCGCATCAATCGCATTCCGGATGACCTTGGCACTGCCGTGAACGTGCAGGCGATGGTTTTTGGAAACATGGGCAAGGACAGTGGCACCGGCGTCGCGTTTACTCGCAATCCCTCGACCGGCAAGAAAGAGCTTTACGGCGAATATCTTCTGAACGCGCAGGGCGAAGACGTCGTCGCCGGCACACGCACTCCACATCCGATTAGCCAACTGAAGAAAGAGCTTCCGAAGGTTTACCAGGAATTTGCCGAGATCACGCAGTTGCTCGAGAAGCATTATCGCGACATGCAGGACTGCGAATTCACAATCGAGCGCGGCAAGCTCTGGATGTTGCAGACGCGCACCGGCAAACGCACCGGCGCTGCTGCGGTGCGCATCGCCGTGGACATGTCGAACGAGAGATTGATCGACCGCGCCACCGCCGTTCGTCGTGTCAGTCCGGAGCAACTTGATCAGCTGCTGCATCCGACGGTCGATCCGAAGACGACCAAGCATGTACTCGCGACGGGCCTGCCGGCGAGTCCGGGTGCGGCGCAAGGCAAAGTCGTCTTCAGTCCGGACGAAGCGGAAGAAATGGCCCGCGAAGGCGAGAAGGTCGTGTTGGTTCGAATCGAAACCAGCCCCGACGATTTCCACGGCATGGTCGCGGCACAAGCGATCGTGACTGCGCGCGGAGGCATGACCAGTCACGCCGCGGTCGTGGCGCGCGGCATGGGCAAGACCTGTGTCAGTGGCGCTTCGGATTTGGACATCGACTACGGCCAGCACCAGTTCAGCGTGAACGGCGAAGTAGTCACCAAAGGCGAATGGATCACCGTTGATGGATCCGAGGGCCGCGTGTTTCTCGGCAAGGTGCCGACGATTCAGCCGACGCTTGGTTCTGACTTCCACGAGTTGATGAAGTGGGCGGACAAGTTTCGCCGGCTGATCGTGCGGGCAAATGCCGATACGCCGCTTGATGCGAAAACCGCGCGCGGGTTCGGGGCGGAAGGCATCGGGCTTTGTCGCACCGAACACATGTTCTTTGGCGATCAGCGACTGGCGGCGATGCGCCAGATGATTCTCGCTGACGGTGTCGGCGCGCGCGAAAAAGCGCTCGAACAGCTGCTGCCGCTGCAACGCGGCGATTTCGTCGGCATCTTTCGCGAGATGGCCGGCTTTCCGGTGACGATTCGTCTGCTGGATCCGCCGCTGCACGAGTTTCTGCCAAACGTCGATGAGCTGCTCGGTGAGTTATCAGAGCTGAAGATGGCTTTGCGGCAGGCGAAGACGCTCGCCGACATGGATCACCTGCTCGACGAAATTGATGAGAAGCGGCAACTGCTGCATCACGTCAACAAGATTCGCGAATCCAACCCGATGCTCGGCTTTCGCGGTTGTCGTTTAGGGCTGCTGTACCCTGAAGTCACGCGCATGCAGATTCGCGCAATTTTCGAAGCGGCGTGTCAGGTCAAAGGTGAACGCAAACAAGTCATGCTGGAGATCATGGTGCCGCTGGTCTCGATCAGCGAAGAGCTGGCGCAACAGAAGGCTCTGATTGATGAAGTCGCGCAACAGGTAACGGGCGAGCACGGCCAGAAGATCGAATACGAAGTCGGCACCATGATCGAATTGCCGCGCGCAGCGCTGACCGCAAACAAGATTGCCGAACATGCCGCCTTCTTTTCGTTCGGTACAAACGATCTGACGCAAACGACTTTCGGTTTGAGCCGCGACGATTCAGGCCGCTTCCTGCCGGCTTACGTGGATCGAAAAATTCTCACCGACGATCCGTTTCAGGTGCTGGACCGCGAAGGCGTCGGCGAACTGGTTCGCATCGGCGCCGAACGCGGCCGCAGCGTTAAGCCTGATTTGAAGGTCGGCATTTGCGGCGAACATGGCGGCGATGCGCAATCAATCGCCTTCTGCAACGAGATCGGTTTGAACTATGTGAGCTGCTCGCCCTATCGCGTGCCCGTCGCGCGGCTCGCGGCTGCGCACGCCGCCTTGGAAGCTACATCAAAAGCGACAGCAGAATTGACCGGCGGCAAAGTGCTGGAAGCGGTGGGTGCTTCACAGTTGTAG
- a CDS encoding amidohydrolase family protein has product MKRIFLLASLLLVFVSALQAQTTAFVGVNVIPMDRERVITNQTVIVRNGLISEIGDARKVKVPKDAVRVDAIGKFLIPGLVDMHTHLLSDSDEYPDSIAENELRVMVANGVTTVRFMIGTPELLALRTRSAKREIDAPTIFVASPHLTGREQGNNFVVNTPEEGREAVRKSKAAGYDFIKITTFIKAEVYEAAVDEAAKQNIRVVGHADSRFVGVERAWKARQQIEHLDGYMELLLKPDAPMKGSVSDLYIYNPDNWKSFDYMDESRIAEIARKTVAANPFVDPTHHFMKNSFGRARSEESIRAQPDFKFYPTKVQQQWLDFYKKNRMLNTVPIEKRARWIELREKLIKAIHDAGGKIMTGSDTPEFLFLYGFGLHHELRALKDAGLSNYAALAAGTRNPHEFLGTLARVGTVEKGKRADLILLNANPLDNIEATKDRAGVMLKGKWYPQAALNRELDEIAPKIQNSYIEKK; this is encoded by the coding sequence ATGAAAAGAATATTCTTACTAGCTTCGCTGCTTCTTGTTTTTGTTTCGGCCCTGCAGGCCCAGACCACGGCTTTCGTCGGCGTCAATGTGATCCCGATGGATCGCGAACGCGTAATCACGAACCAGACAGTCATTGTTCGCAATGGACTCATCTCAGAGATCGGCGACGCGAGAAAAGTAAAAGTTCCGAAAGACGCGGTTCGCGTCGATGCAATCGGGAAGTTCTTAATTCCGGGGCTGGTCGACATGCACACGCACCTGCTTTCGGACAGCGACGAGTATCCCGATTCGATCGCCGAAAACGAACTGCGCGTGATGGTGGCCAACGGAGTGACGACCGTCCGGTTCATGATCGGAACGCCGGAGCTGCTCGCGTTGCGGACGCGCTCAGCCAAACGCGAGATCGATGCGCCAACGATCTTTGTCGCCTCGCCGCATTTGACCGGCCGCGAGCAAGGCAACAACTTTGTCGTCAACACTCCGGAAGAAGGTCGCGAGGCGGTCAGAAAATCGAAAGCCGCCGGTTACGACTTCATCAAGATCACGACGTTCATCAAGGCAGAAGTTTACGAAGCCGCGGTCGATGAAGCTGCCAAGCAGAACATTCGGGTCGTCGGACACGCGGACAGCAGGTTCGTCGGCGTCGAGCGAGCGTGGAAGGCGCGCCAGCAGATCGAACATCTCGACGGCTACATGGAGCTGCTGCTCAAGCCCGATGCGCCGATGAAAGGCTCCGTGTCGGACCTCTACATCTACAATCCTGATAATTGGAAGAGTTTCGACTATATGGACGAAAGCAGGATCGCTGAGATCGCGCGCAAGACGGTCGCGGCGAATCCATTCGTCGATCCAACTCATCATTTCATGAAGAACTCATTTGGACGCGCCCGAAGCGAGGAATCGATCCGCGCCCAGCCGGACTTCAAATTTTATCCGACGAAGGTCCAGCAGCAGTGGCTCGATTTTTACAAGAAGAACCGGATGCTAAACACGGTGCCGATCGAGAAACGCGCGCGCTGGATCGAGCTCCGTGAGAAGTTGATAAAAGCTATTCACGACGCGGGCGGAAAGATCATGACCGGATCCGACACACCCGAGTTTCTATTCCTTTACGGCTTCGGTCTGCATCACGAGCTGCGCGCTTTGAAAGATGCCGGCCTGTCTAACTATGCCGCGCTCGCGGCCGGAACCAGGAACCCGCACGAGTTTTTGGGGACGCTGGCCCGCGTCGGAACTGTGGAGAAAGGCAAGCGAGCCGATCTAATTCTGTTGAATGCCAATCCGCTCGACAATATTGAGGCGACAAAGGATCGTGCTGGCGTAATGCTCAAGGGCAAATGGTATCCACAGGCAGCGCTTAACCGCGAGCTGGATGAAATAGCTCCCAAAATTCAAAATTCGTACATCGAGAAAAAGTGA
- a CDS encoding gamma-glutamyl-gamma-aminobutyrate hydrolase family protein (Members of this family of hydrolases with an active site Cys residue belong to MEROPS family C26.): MLLIIDNTIEGVGSSPREIRSALERIEPGVRIVTERFENISPEHVKVLGPSHIFLSGQSHPWDQYKPSELAGVFHVIHHASQPILGVCGGQQQIALAYGARVDLIERIGPGEGYEGALRERGYCSVDLQTSNGIFGGLPEIITVWESHCDEVKNLPPDFVQTATNGTSHIQAMQHTSRPVFGVQFHPELFDEEHPHGRTILENFLKL; encoded by the coding sequence ATGCTGCTAATCATTGACAACACAATCGAAGGCGTCGGCTCAAGCCCGCGTGAGATTCGTTCGGCGCTCGAACGGATTGAACCGGGAGTTCGCATCGTTACTGAGCGCTTCGAAAATATTTCGCCCGAACACGTTAAAGTTTTGGGCCCTTCCCACATCTTTCTCAGCGGCCAGAGTCATCCTTGGGATCAATACAAACCGTCTGAACTCGCGGGAGTATTTCACGTCATTCACCACGCGTCGCAACCGATTCTCGGCGTGTGCGGTGGCCAGCAACAGATCGCGCTTGCGTACGGTGCGCGCGTCGATTTGATTGAACGCATCGGGCCCGGTGAAGGCTATGAAGGGGCGCTGCGCGAACGCGGTTACTGTTCAGTCGATCTGCAAACCTCGAATGGAATCTTCGGCGGGCTGCCGGAAATAATTACTGTCTGGGAATCACATTGTGATGAGGTGAAGAATCTCCCGCCGGATTTTGTGCAAACGGCCACGAACGGAACTTCACACATTCAGGCGATGCAACACACCTCGCGACCCGTCTTCGGCGTACAGTTCCATCCCGAACTCTTCGATGAAGAGCATCCGCACGGTCGAACTATCCTGGAAAATTTTCTGAAGTTGTAA
- a CDS encoding PQQ-binding-like beta-propeller repeat protein has translation MIVVCALACGGGLLGCGGGGGAPEVKADPVVEKPKPPSAVPMWLGNAERNFYGTGPWKDGQLAVIWEVETGFISGRLHKDPWGGTSWPGQPSIKDNRVYFPSADGNVYCLDKDDGSVIWKFKGKDSFKATPAIFGDKIIASGLDHSIYCINANDGTLIWEYKTGFEIDGSTVLVGDRLYFGAEDRNFYCLNFTDGSLIYKVPVGSVEGNITMKDGRAYFSTEQGDLYCVDPADGRTIWKTRIGADSDSTPAVVNGLVYTAAEDGVVRAYKQDTGELVWQYVTEGGRVGYASERNGIWASPIYYKDRIYIGAGNHYLYSLTADKGELVWKYKARASIWGTSPVVEGRVIFGDKAGWMHVVDAENGELISELKIGDNINSTPAILDGRIYIGAFNGKLHCLGMEPKTEEVRDQTSEVRSQTSDVKPQRSSIRRRARKSRPQKPPIELPDPVDPD, from the coding sequence ATGATCGTCGTCTGCGCGCTGGCGTGTGGCGGTGGATTATTGGGCTGCGGCGGCGGCGGAGGTGCCCCGGAAGTTAAGGCCGATCCCGTCGTTGAAAAACCAAAACCTCCCAGTGCCGTCCCCATGTGGCTCGGCAACGCCGAGCGAAATTTCTACGGCACCGGCCCATGGAAAGACGGCCAGCTGGCGGTCATTTGGGAAGTTGAAACCGGCTTCATCTCCGGCCGCCTGCACAAAGATCCCTGGGGTGGCACGTCATGGCCGGGCCAGCCTTCGATCAAAGACAATCGCGTTTACTTTCCGTCAGCCGACGGCAACGTTTACTGCCTCGACAAAGATGACGGCAGCGTCATCTGGAAGTTCAAAGGCAAAGACAGCTTCAAAGCGACGCCGGCAATCTTCGGCGACAAGATTATTGCCAGCGGTTTGGATCACAGTATCTATTGCATCAACGCGAACGACGGCACGCTGATTTGGGAATACAAGACTGGTTTCGAAATCGATGGCTCGACCGTGCTGGTTGGCGATCGGCTTTACTTCGGCGCTGAAGATCGAAATTTCTATTGTTTGAATTTCACGGACGGTTCTCTCATCTACAAAGTGCCGGTCGGCTCGGTCGAAGGCAACATCACGATGAAGGACGGCCGCGCTTACTTCAGCACTGAGCAGGGCGACCTCTACTGCGTCGATCCGGCCGACGGACGAACGATTTGGAAGACGAGGATTGGCGCTGATTCTGATTCCACGCCGGCAGTCGTTAACGGCTTGGTTTACACGGCCGCTGAAGACGGAGTGGTGCGCGCGTACAAACAGGACACGGGCGAGTTGGTTTGGCAGTACGTGACCGAAGGCGGCCGCGTCGGTTACGCCAGCGAACGAAACGGGATTTGGGCGAGCCCGATCTACTACAAAGACCGCATCTACATCGGCGCGGGTAATCACTATCTCTATTCTCTGACCGCCGACAAAGGCGAGCTCGTCTGGAAATACAAAGCGCGCGCCAGCATCTGGGGTACGTCGCCGGTGGTCGAAGGCCGCGTGATCTTCGGCGACAAAGCCGGCTGGATGCACGTGGTCGATGCGGAGAACGGTGAACTGATTTCCGAATTAAAGATTGGCGACAACATCAACTCTACGCCGGCGATTCTCGACGGACGCATCTACATCGGCGCGTTCAATGGGAAGCTGCACTGTTTGGGAATGGAACCGAAGACGGAAGAAGTCAGAGATCAGACGTCAGAGGTCAGAAGTCAGACATCAGACGTCAAACCTCAGAGATCAAGCATCCGGCGGCGGGCCAGAAAGAGCCGGCCTCAGAAGCCACCGATCGAGTTGCCCGATCCGGTTGATCCAGACTGA